Proteins encoded in a region of the Lentimicrobium sp. L6 genome:
- a CDS encoding RagB/SusD family nutrient uptake outer membrane protein: MKNIKIISSLFVILLFLSSSCTKLDEKYYDQIPAELYPENSDQVATLSVNAYKQLQNMADDNGWWFLAQEITSDELCGPTRGADWFDGGKWADMHTHRWTNDIEGVNRMWSLFWGGVTVCNQTIGQLESIGDSDDIKAKIAELEVLRAFFYYLLIDNYGDVPYVTSVQAESFLPEKIEREAIYDSLVSTVEQNLKYLNQGNLKYMATKNMAFALLTKLYINAEVYTGTAQWSKANQYCDSVMSGPYSLANDVKSPFVTDNDASPEIIFSIPYDENNFEGFRLHMRTLHYQHNLTYDMPVGPWNGFAVVPTHFDTYEDIDLRKEAHFIWGPQYASTGEEIIESVLGEPLVIDPYLPALSMTDDFSPEQIRTTGARIGKYEIKKGAKENLSNDFPLFRLSDFYLMKAECEIRLGNSGDEWVNPIRTRANVSPYSGCTLDQLLEERGREMFVEGHRRQDLIRFGKWGNSWWEKEAQTAEKEIFPIPQWAIDGNPNLGN, encoded by the coding sequence ATGAAAAATATAAAAATTATATCATCTTTATTCGTAATTCTATTGTTTTTGTCATCTTCATGTACGAAACTCGACGAAAAATATTACGATCAAATACCAGCAGAATTATATCCTGAGAACAGCGACCAGGTTGCTACATTAAGTGTTAACGCTTATAAACAACTACAAAATATGGCTGATGATAATGGTTGGTGGTTTTTGGCTCAAGAAATTACATCAGATGAACTTTGTGGACCTACTAGAGGTGCTGACTGGTTTGATGGTGGAAAATGGGCCGATATGCACACGCATCGTTGGACAAATGATATCGAAGGTGTAAATAGAATGTGGAGCCTCTTTTGGGGTGGAGTTACAGTTTGTAACCAAACAATTGGGCAATTAGAAAGCATTGGTGACAGTGATGATATCAAAGCTAAAATTGCAGAATTAGAAGTTTTAAGAGCTTTCTTCTATTATTTATTAATCGATAATTATGGTGATGTTCCTTATGTAACTTCAGTTCAAGCTGAAAGTTTCTTACCAGAAAAAATTGAACGTGAGGCTATTTATGACAGTTTAGTTTCGACTGTTGAACAAAACTTAAAGTATTTAAATCAAGGTAATTTAAAATATATGGCTACTAAAAATATGGCTTTTGCCTTATTAACGAAGCTTTATATTAATGCTGAAGTATATACTGGAACTGCACAATGGTCAAAAGCTAACCAATATTGTGATAGTGTAATGTCAGGTCCTTATAGTCTTGCAAATGATGTAAAGTCGCCATTTGTAACTGATAATGATGCTTCTCCAGAAATTATTTTCTCTATTCCTTATGACGAAAACAACTTCGAAGGTTTTAGACTGCATATGAGAACACTACATTATCAACATAACCTTACTTATGATATGCCTGTAGGACCATGGAATGGTTTTGCTGTTGTACCTACTCATTTTGATACCTATGAAGATATTGATTTAAGAAAAGAAGCTCATTTTATTTGGGGTCCGCAATATGCTAGTACTGGTGAAGAAATCATAGAAAGTGTATTAGGAGAGCCTCTAGTTATCGATCCATATTTGCCAGCATTGTCAATGACAGATGATTTTTCTCCAGAACAAATTAGAACAACTGGTGCAAGAATTGGTAAATATGAAATAAAAAAAGGTGCCAAAGAAAATTTATCCAACGATTTTCCGTTATTCCGTTTGTCAGACTTTTACTTAATGAAAGCTGAATGTGAAATTAGACTAGGAAATAGTGGTGACGAATGGGTGAACCCAATAAGAACAAGAGCAAATGTTTCTCCTTATAGTGGATGTACATTAGATCAACTTCTTGAAGAACGAGGTCGCGAAATGTTTGTGGAAGGTCATAGACGTCAAGATTTAATCCGTTTTGGTAAATGGGGAAACTCTTGGTGGGAAAAAGAAGCTCAGACTGCTGAGAAAGAAATCTTCCCTATTCCACAATGGGCTATCGATGGTAACCCCAATTTAGGAAATTAA